The sequence gagctccgcggacgccagctcaagcgtttctttaatggagcactgttgaactcagggagaccgacccggataggatccggtagtgggacatcatctatataaaaccattccgaaggccagtcctcagacgctttctttggggttccggataggtatccggtcccggtgatgcgccacacttcggctccgcccacttgatatatggacccctcttgagaacggggcaccaggcagaatatcCTCTTCCACAatgcgaaatgagcctcaacacctaaaaatagctcgcaaagggcgacgaagcccgagatatgcaatatagaggcaggcgtgagattgtgcagctggaggccgtagaactccagaagcccgcggaggaatggatgaattggaaatcccagtccccttattagataagggatgaggcacacccgctctcctttagagagattgggggtgctctccgcttgttttccgccattataggtggcgagtccggctcggaccgggaccatataagcctgagggagaaatcccttggcttgaagcgacactaactcgctgtgcgggatggagcaactctcccagtctccgggtttaggactggaagggcgggaggaggagctgcgacggctggcccaggtggaatggacctttgctggaggcgctctgatgattactcgcggaggggagaaggtgtggtttggatctgaatccccatcccgttaaataggtggctcgtttatgcggctaggggtgtggatgtaaaaacgccccggcttttcgcattcgtttgacacgtggaagacggccattattgggcgtggaagccaaggagcgctacattACAGGTACACaaaatttggagaggaacccgccttgcaatgccgaagacaatttgcgcaccggactcgtcgtcattgaagcctggttcgggggctactgagggagtcctggattagggggtgttcgggtggccggactataccttcagccggactccaggactatgaagatacaagattgaagacttcgtcccgtgtccggatgggactttccttggtgtggaaggcaagcttggcgatgcggatattcaagatctcctaccattgtaaccgactctgtgtaaccctaaccctatccggtgtctatataaaccggagtgttctagcccgtaggacaacttcatcatacaacaatcataccgtaggctagcttctagggtttagcctccttgatctcgtggtagatctactcttgtactacccatatcatcaatattaatcaagcaggagtagggttttacctccatcaagagggcccgaacctgggtaaaaacatcgtgtcccttgtctcctgttaccatccggcctagacgcatagttcgggacctcctacccgagatccgccggtttagACACCGACGGCATCCATGTCCTTCAGTGTCTTGAGCTTTCTGCAGTAACTGATTTCAAGTTTTTGTAATTTTGGAAGATTGGAGATCATGGCCAATTCGGTTATGTTAGCCAACTCGAGCTCAACTACAGAAGCAAAGTTCTCTAGGGAGTTGAGACATTGGACACTCCATATTGCTAGCTTCTTCAATGCCATTGCATGGAACATAAGTCCTGGAGGTATACGACCCAGTTGCAAGAACTGATAAGAAAATAAGGGCATAGCTTTCACTTCCGTCTCCCAAATCCACTCCTCATCAATATTCCTCCATTCCGTGAAAATCCAACTTCTGGAGTTTGGGAAACGTAGCAGCCAACTGAGATGAAGGACGGTGCCGCTGATTGTACTGCTGAACGAATTCAGGACCGACACACTTGATTACTGGAGCCCCGTCCACTTTTATCCACTCCAAATACGGGAGCCTACACAAGCCATCTGGGAGTTGGGTGCAGCAGGGCAGTTGTTCTAGGACTAGAATCTTCAAGCTCTCGAGGGGCACCATAGCTGTGGATGCCATCCATCCTGGGAGCCGACCACCAAAATATCTTTTTATTTTGATGTGTTCTATGCAAGGCTGAGGACATAGCACATCAAACACCGCCTCTATTATTTGCTCCTCCTCCTTAGACTCAGACACTCCTCCTTGGACCAACCCATCTCCCTCTCTACCGCCACATTTTAAACCAAGTATGGTAAGATTTTTCTTTGCATTTACCCTGGCCTTTGCAGCCAACAAGGCACTAGATACATTTTCTAGGCTCTCTAGTGAAAGATAATTGAGCTGGGAAAGAGACCCCAACTCTTCCAAACTACACCAGTCACCATCAATATAGGCTGGAAACCCAAAGAGTGCACTCAAATTTGTAAGAGCTCTGAAACCCCTAGGAATACTACTTACACGTGTGTCATCCATATCAAGGAACCTCAACCCTTGCAGCTTGATAATGCTATCTGGAAGTTTCATAAAACTTTCACAACCATCAAGGCTAATATGCTGTAGGAATTTCATCTCATGGATGTTCTCTGGTAGTCTACACATATCAGTCCTCTTTAATGCCAAATATCTCAAATGCTTGAGTTGGTACATAGATTCAACTAGTGCAGCAATATTTGCAGAATCTATATGCAAAAGGTGTAGACTTGGGAAGATAGTCGACGAATCCCCAGGCTGACTTTTGAGGTTTCCAGTTAATATTAGTGACCTAAGCAATTTCTGCTCTCTTAAATATATCCACTCAAATTCATCTGATCCCACACCTTTGGTTTCTATAGACAGTCTAAGAAAATTGGATGATTTAAGGTTTTCTTTAGTAGTATCTCCATTGTGAACTACTAGTGTTTCATCCCTAGCCATAAATTGAGCAAATGAGCGGATGACATCATGCATGTTGCAGATAAGTTGGCTAGGAAATGATGGATCTATCTCTGTAAGGTTCCTTAATATTAGCTCTTTATAGTTCCTTTTCCCTTCTTCCAAACTAGTTGAGCCTCCTTGAAGCAATCCTTCACAAATCCACATGGACACAATGTCACGAACACTTAGCACAGACTTTTTGGGTTTAAGGGAGAAGTGCAGGAAGCATTGTTTTAAGCAAGAGGGCAAGTCCTTGTAGCTAAGATAAATTGCATAGTTTAGTTCATCTGACATTGGAGATACTGACCATATGTCATCATTCAGGACATCTTCCCATGCAAACCGTGATTTCTCCTTGCTGCATAGAAGTCCCCCCATTACTTTTATAGCGAGTGGTAAACCGTCACATTTTTCTACAATTTGCAACCCAATTTCCTTTAGCACATCAACCTCATGACCATTCTCCTCTGTAGTGAGTACCTACAAACAGTTTAAATGTATAGCTTCAATAAGGGCAACATAGCATCTGAAAGTGGTGATCAGCTTATCTAGTTATTTCATTTACTAATAATATGTTAGTTCAGCGAACAAACCAAACTAATACTCCTTATGACCATAAATGTATTCTGGTTTGTATATGGGCATAGTTTTCATGGTAAAACAAGCTTTCTGAATCAAATGAAAATTGTTGCTTCAAATGAAAATAATACTACACTATGAAAGTATATTGCACATGGATTTAGTAGTGTCAATTTCATGGTATCAACGTGGGTACAAAATCTACAGTTATATCGATGTTTTGAAATATTTGACTGACCCAAGTCCGAAGATAACCTATATTCATAAGGAATAAAAGTTATGCACCACCAAAATGGCAGTAGAGAAGTTTAAAGCCATTTGCTAATTTCTTATCTACTAAAGCTGACATCATGCACATGCATATTATTCATTTATGTAATATGTATTTCGTACGTTGTCTTGTTTATTATCATGCAAAACAGAGGCTtaggcacacacacacatacaaaATGAATACTTCATCGGTTCCTGAATATAGTTTCTTTAGGATTTGACACGGTCCAGATGTTGATACATTGATCATGAAGTTATGTGCATGTTAGTTGCCTCACATTACTTTATAAAATTATGTTTTATGATGAATATAAGTGATATTTCAGATGATAGTATTTTCTTTCTAGATGCTCAAAATTAGAGACACTTGTCTCGTAAAATTCTAATAACGACCAAGATTTTGGATCATAGGTACTACTAGTTAATTACTATTTATACAAACAAGTAAATATATGTGAATTGTATTTACGTGAACTCGTGTTAAGACTGAAACTTACGGCAAGGGCAGTATAGTTGCATGGTGTACAATGGTACCCATACTATTCTTCTGACAAACAATTATTAGTAACTAATACTAGTCATCAATCAACTGAAGACATGTACAATGACGCACTAGACGGTATGGAGGGACACAATAAATTATATTTAAATTGATTGTAACACCATGAAGTCAAAAGTTCATCTCACATATGTTACCCTGGAATCACTACGTATTGATCCAACAAAGATACGTATCTAAATACAGCTCAAGTTAAATTaatagtgtgtgtgtgtgtgtgtgtgtgtgtgtgtgtgtgtgtgtgtgtgtgtgtgtgtgtgtgtgtgtgtgtgtgtgtgtgtgtgtgtgtgtgtgtgtgtgtgtgtgtgtgtgtgtgtgttgagtTTGGGGCAGTGCTAACCTGATTCTTGAGCAATGACCATGCATCTTCGCGCCCTAACTTGTCAACGTGGTGGCAGTGTGCAGCTTTCATGTTTCTCGCCACAGTTTCACTTCTTGTGGTGATGAGGACTCGGCTGCCCGGGCCACCATAGCCAAACGGAGTCATGAGCAGTTTGTTCCATGCATCAGCACCCCACATATCATCGAGCACAAGAAAAAACTTCTTGTCCTTGATGGCGTTCTTGAGAGCATCAACAAGTAGGGCCCTATCTCGAGTCCCACCCCCTCCAGGTTGGTCTCACCCAGCGGCAGTAATGGTTGTACTTAATAGCTCAACATTGGTGAAATCCTGTGTGATACTAAGCCATATCTTCTTAGTGAACTTGTTAGATATAATCTTGATGTCTCATGTATCGGCATGTTTCTGGTTTTTCATTCTGCATTTAGCGTAGGGAGTCGTTCGGCAAGGTCTCGGCTGAGTGCGCACAGCTGTGAGATGCAGCATAGCCGTGAGAAGCGGTAAGGCGTGGCTGGGGTCAGACCGGCTGGAAAAATATCAACTAGAGGAGATCGTCTAGTTTGT comes from Triticum urartu cultivar G1812 unplaced genomic scaffold, Tu2.1 TuUngrouped_contig_4297, whole genome shotgun sequence and encodes:
- the LOC125527627 gene encoding putative disease resistance RPP13-like protein 1, translating into MWGADAWNKLLMTPFGYGGPGSRVLITTRSETVARNMKAAHCHHVDKLGREDAWSLLKNQVLTTEENGHEVDVLKEIGLQIVEKCDGLPLAIKVMGGLLCSKEKSRFAWEDVLNDDIWSVSPMSDELNYAIYLSYKDLPSCLKQCFLHFSLKPKKSVLSVRDIVSMWICEGLLQGGSTSLEEGKRNYKELILRNLTEIDPSFPSQLICNMHDVIRSFAQFMARDETLVVHNGDTTKENLKSSNFLRLSIETKGVGSDEFEWIYLREQKLLRSLILTGNLKSQPGDSSTIFPSLHLLHIDSANIAALVESMYQLKHLRYLALKRTDMCRLPENIHEMKFLQHISLDGCESFMKLPDSIIKLQGLRFLDMDDTRVSSIPRGFRALTNLSALFGFPAYIDGDWCSLEELGSLSQLNYLSLESLENVSSALLAAKARVNAKKNLTILGLKCGGREGDGLVQGGVSESKEEEQIIEAVFDVLCPQPCIEHIKIKRYFGGRLPGWMASTAMVPLESLKILVLEQLPCCTQLPDGLCRLPYLEWIKVDGAPVIKCVGPEFVQQYNQRHRPSSQLAATFPKLQKLDFHGMEEY